A stretch of DNA from Candidatus Krumholzibacteriia bacterium:
TCGAGAGCACGATGCCGCGCACCTTCGCCGCGGCGGCGCGATCGGTGCTGCGGGCGGCGACGCCATGGCTCTGCCGCTCCAGCGCGCCGGCAGCCCTCCCGGCGCTCGAGCCGCGCTCGCACGCCGACACGAACACGAGGAACCATGCCGCCAGGACGACTCGCCGCATCGACACTCCTGCCGGGAAAGGAAGCGGCTTCCGCCAAGGACGCCGCTCTACATCTGGGACAAGAATTCGTCCCAGGGGATCGCCTGCATCGTTTCGGTCGTCGCCTTCCCGAAGCGCCGGATGATCATCGCCACCCGCTGCGCTTCCCGTTCGCTCGGGGCCTCGAAGACGTCGATCACATCGAAGCGGCCGAAGGTGACG
This window harbors:
- a CDS encoding GYD domain-containing protein — translated: SRIAPDATADAGSFRQIADKVKKTIQKECPEVEWKSSYVTFGRFDVIDVFEAPSEREAQRVAMIIRRFGKATTETMQAIPWDEFLSQM